GTTGCCGTATTCGGCGCCGGCGAACACCACCAGCGGCACGCCCTCTTCCTGATACTTCATCGCGGCGTCGTAGATCGACATCTGCTCGCCGTCGGGCCAGTGCTTGGTCAGGCCGCCCTCGGGAATGTTGCCGTCGGCACCCTTGAGCATGAAGTTCTTGATGCGGATGTTGGCGAAGGTGCCGCGCATCATGATCTCGTGATTGCCGCGGCGCGTGCCATACTGGTTGAAGTCGGCCGGGCGGACCTGGTGCTCGCTGAGGAACTTGCCGGCAGGCGAAGTCAGCTTGATCGAACCGGCCGGCGAGATGTGGTCGGTCGTGATCTTGTCGCCGAACAGCGCCAGCACGCGGGCCTCGACGATGTCCTTGATCGGCTCGGGCTCCTTCTTCATGCCCTCGAAATACGGCGGGTTCTGCACGTAGGTCGACGACATGTTCCAGCGATAGGTCTCGCTCTCGACCGTCTTGATCTTGCGCCAGTTGGTGTCGCCCTTGAACACGTCGGCGTAGCGCTTCTTGAAGATCGACGCCTTGACGAACTTCTTGACGAAGTCGTTGACCTCCTTGGTCGTCGGCCAGATGTCCTTCAGGTAGACCGGCTTCTTGTCCTTGCCGATGCCGATCGGCTCGACCGAAAGATCCTTGGTCACGGTGCCGGCCAGCGCATAGGCCACGACCAGCGGCGGCGAGGCCAGATAGTTGGCCTGCACGTCCGGCGAGACGCGGCCTTCGAAGTTGCGGTTACCCGACAACACGGCCGCCGCGACCACGCCGTTGTCGTTGATCGACTTCGAGATCTCCTCCGGCAGCGGGCCGGAATTGCCGATGCAGGTGGTGCAGCCGAATCCGACGAGGTTGAAGCCGACCTTGTCGAGGTCCTTCTGCAGGCCCGAATTGGCAAGGTATTCGGCAACCACCTGACTGCCGGGAGCGAGGGAGGTCTTCACCCACGGCTTGGCCTTGAGGCCCTTGGCGGCGGCGTTGCGGGCCAAGAGGCCGGCGCCGATCAGCACGCTCGGATTCGAGGTGTTGGTGCAGGAGGTGATGGCGGCGATGACGACGTCGCCATGGCCGATGTCGAAGTCCTTGCCCTCGACCGCGAAGCGCTGATCGGCGGCATCGGGCTTCTTGTATTCACCGGCTAACGCGGTCGCAAAACCTTCGGCCACCGCCGGCAGCGCGATGCGGCCTTCGGGACGCTTCGGACCGGCCATCGACGGCACGACGTCGGCGAGATCGAGGGTCAGCGTCTGCGTGAACACCGGGTCCGGCGACTTGGCAGTGCGGAACAGACCCTGCGCCTTGGCATAGGCCTCGACCAGCGCGACGCGCGGCGCCTTGCGACCCGAGGTCTTCAGATAGTCGATGGTGGCGGCGTCAACCGGGAAGAAGCCGCAGGTCGCGCCGTATTCGGGAGCCATGTTGGCAATGGTCGACTTGTCGGCGACCGAGAGATGGTCGAGGCCGGGGCCGAAGAACTCGACGAACTTGCCGACCACGCCGAGCTTGCGCAGCATCTGGGTGACGGTCAGCACCAGGTCGGTCGCGGTGACGCCTTCCTTCAGCGCGCCGGTCAGCTTGAAGCCGACGACGTCGGGCAGCAGCATCGACAGCGGCTGGCCGAGCATGCAGGCCTCGGCCTCGATGCCGCCAACGCCCCAGCCGAGCACGGCGAGACCATTGACCATGGTGGTGTGGGAGTCAGTGCCGACCAGCGAATCCGGATAGGCGACCTCGAAGGTGCCCTTGGTGCGGCCGATCGTCATCTTCTCCTTCTTGGTCCAGACCGTCTGCGCCAGGTATTCGAGGTTGACCTGGTGGCAGATGCCGGTGCCGGGCGGCACGACGGAGAAGTTCGAGAACGCCTTCTGGCCCCACTTCAGGAATTCGTAACGCTCCTGGTTCTGCTTGTACTCCTCGGCGACGTTCTTGCCGAACGCCTTGTTGTCACCGAAGTAGTTCACGATCACCGAGTGGTCGATGACGAGATCGACCGGCACCAGCGGGTTGATCTTCTCGGCATCGCCGCCGAGCTTCTGCATTGCGTTGCGCATCGCCGCGAGGTCGACCACCGCCGGCACGCCGGTGAAATCCTGCATCAGCACGCGCGCCGGGCGGAAGGCGATCTCATGCTCCAGCGACTTCTTGCGCAGCCATTTGGACACCGCGACGATGTCGTCCTTGGTGACGGTGCGGCCGTCCTCGTTGCGCAGCAGGTTCTCGAGCAGCACCTTCATCGAATACGGCAGCTTGGAGATGTCCTTGAGACCGTTCTTCTCGGCTGTGGGCAAGCTGTAATAGATGTAGCTCTTCGTTCCGACCTTGAGGGTCTTGCGACACTTGAAGCTGTCGAGCGAGGTCATGCGTGGAAATCCCAATTGATCTGTATACCCGGAGGGGGTATTTAAGAACCGTCAGCGCGAGGCGCCGGATGGCTTGCAGCGGGCGATTGTGTGCTGCATCAAGGTCGGGCTTATAGAAGCTTTCTAACTGCGCCGCCACAGAGACAAGCAAGTCCCGACGTGGCATCACCCACAAATTCTCACGCGCTAGCCATCAATTCCCTAGGGGCTGTCACGACGGGCCATGCAGGCGACTTCAACACTGTCTCCGAAGCTGTTCGGCCGCGACGTCAGGTGCGTGCGCGGCGGCCGCGAGGTGTTCGCAGGACTAGCCTTCGAAGCGGTCGCGGGCGAGGCGCTGGCGGTGACCGGACACAATGGTGCGGGCAAGACATCACTGCTGCGGTTGATTGCCGGTCTGCTGCTGCCGGCGGGCGGCTCCATCGCGATCGAGGGCGGTGAGAGCGAGCTCACGGTGCCCGAGCAGGCGCATTATCTCGGCCACCGCGACGCGCTGAAGCCGGCGCTCAGCGTGCGCGAAAACCTGACCTTCTGGGCCGAATTCCTCGGCGGCGGCATCACGCGGCCGATCCCCGACTGCCTCGCGGCCGTCGGCATCGCCCACGCCATCGACCTGCCCGCCGCCTATCTGTCCGCCGGCCAGCGCCGCCGGCTGTCGCTGGCCCGCCTGCTCGCGGTGCCCCGCCTGCTCTGGCTGCTCGATGAACCGACCGCGGCGCTCGACGTCGCCGGGCAGGCGATGTTCGCGGGGCTGATGCGGGAGCATCTCGCCGGGGGTGGGCTGATTGTCGCGGCGACGCACGGCCCGCTCGGCATCGACACACGCGAGCTGCGGATCGGGGAGGCTCGATGATTCCCTCTCGCCTCTTCGCAGTCCCACCCACCGCTCTCTCCGTTCCCGCCCCCCTTGTGGGGGAGGATCAGGGACGGGGGTGCCCCACGACGCGCTCTAACTTGTTTGACGAGATTCGGTTGCACCAACCAACGTCCCATCGGCGCGCCGACCCCTCCCCCCTGCGGGGAGGAGCCGGCGGTCCGCAACGGCAGCGTCACCTGGAGCCACCCCCCTCCCCAGCCCTCCCCCATCTCCCCCACAAGGGGGGACGGAGCGCAGTTTGCGGGTCGAGGGAGCGCGGCTCACCATCTGCCATCAAGCAATCAGCCGAGGCCCTATCCGCATGACCGCCCTCGGTGCCCTCATCCGCCGCGACATCAAGATCGCGCTGCGTATCGGCGGCGGCGCGTTGATCGGCGTGCTGTTCTTTCTTACCGTCGTGGTGCTGATGCCATTCGCGGTCGGGCCGGATCTGGCGCTGCTGACCCGGCTCGGCCCCGCCATCCTCTGGCTCGGTGCCCTGCTCTCCAGCCTGCTCACCCTGGACCGGCTGTTCACCGCCGACCACGAGGACGGCTCGCTCGACCTGGTCGTGATGAGCCGGACACCGCTGGAGCTGGCCTGCGCCGCCAAGGCGCTGGCGCATTGGCTCGCCGCCGGCCTGCCGCTGGTGATCGCGACGCCCGTGCTCGGCCTGCTGCTCAACCTCGACGCCACAGCGACCGGCGCCGTCGCGCTGACGTTATTGGCGGGCACGCCTGCCCTGACCTTCATCGGCATGATCGGTGCAGCACTGGCTGTGACGATGCACCGCGGCGGGCTGCTGCTGGCGGTCTTGGTGCTGCCACTTTCGATCCCAGTGCTGATCTTCGGCGTCGCGGCGTCGCAGGCGGCCATCGTCGGCCCGCTGCCGTTCGGGGCGCCGTTCTCGATCCTGTGCGCATTGTCGCTGGTGAGTTTCGTGATCGGCCCGTTCGCCGCTGCGACAAGCTTGCGGAAC
This region of Bradyrhizobium sp. SZCCHNS1050 genomic DNA includes:
- the ccmB gene encoding heme exporter protein CcmB: MTALGALIRRDIKIALRIGGGALIGVLFFLTVVVLMPFAVGPDLALLTRLGPAILWLGALLSSLLTLDRLFTADHEDGSLDLVVMSRTPLELACAAKALAHWLAAGLPLVIATPVLGLLLNLDATATGAVALTLLAGTPALTFIGMIGAALAVTMHRGGLLLAVLVLPLSIPVLIFGVAASQAAIVGPLPFGAPFSILCALSLVSFVIGPFAAATSLRNGLD
- the ccmA gene encoding heme ABC exporter ATP-binding protein CcmA, giving the protein MQATSTLSPKLFGRDVRCVRGGREVFAGLAFEAVAGEALAVTGHNGAGKTSLLRLIAGLLLPAGGSIAIEGGESELTVPEQAHYLGHRDALKPALSVRENLTFWAEFLGGGITRPIPDCLAAVGIAHAIDLPAAYLSAGQRRRLSLARLLAVPRLLWLLDEPTAALDVAGQAMFAGLMREHLAGGGLIVAATHGPLGIDTRELRIGEAR
- the acnA gene encoding aconitate hydratase AcnA, which encodes MTSLDSFKCRKTLKVGTKSYIYYSLPTAEKNGLKDISKLPYSMKVLLENLLRNEDGRTVTKDDIVAVSKWLRKKSLEHEIAFRPARVLMQDFTGVPAVVDLAAMRNAMQKLGGDAEKINPLVPVDLVIDHSVIVNYFGDNKAFGKNVAEEYKQNQERYEFLKWGQKAFSNFSVVPPGTGICHQVNLEYLAQTVWTKKEKMTIGRTKGTFEVAYPDSLVGTDSHTTMVNGLAVLGWGVGGIEAEACMLGQPLSMLLPDVVGFKLTGALKEGVTATDLVLTVTQMLRKLGVVGKFVEFFGPGLDHLSVADKSTIANMAPEYGATCGFFPVDAATIDYLKTSGRKAPRVALVEAYAKAQGLFRTAKSPDPVFTQTLTLDLADVVPSMAGPKRPEGRIALPAVAEGFATALAGEYKKPDAADQRFAVEGKDFDIGHGDVVIAAITSCTNTSNPSVLIGAGLLARNAAAKGLKAKPWVKTSLAPGSQVVAEYLANSGLQKDLDKVGFNLVGFGCTTCIGNSGPLPEEISKSINDNGVVAAAVLSGNRNFEGRVSPDVQANYLASPPLVVAYALAGTVTKDLSVEPIGIGKDKKPVYLKDIWPTTKEVNDFVKKFVKASIFKKRYADVFKGDTNWRKIKTVESETYRWNMSSTYVQNPPYFEGMKKEPEPIKDIVEARVLALFGDKITTDHISPAGSIKLTSPAGKFLSEHQVRPADFNQYGTRRGNHEIMMRGTFANIRIKNFMLKGADGNIPEGGLTKHWPDGEQMSIYDAAMKYQEEGVPLVVFAGAEYGNGSSRDWAAKGTRLLGVRAVICQSFERIHRSNLVGMGVLPLTFQEGTSWSSLGLKGDEKVTIKGLQGDLKPRQTLTAEIVSADGAAQQVPLLCRIDTLDELDYYRNGGILHYVLRKLAA